GGCCTGCAATAAATTTTGTAGCGCTGTGAAGGACAAGATCGGCACCTAATTCTAACGGCCGCTGGAGGGCCGGTGTCATGAAGGTGTTGTCTACAAACGTCCAACATTCATTGGCTTTTGCGAGCTTCGTTACCGCCTGTATATCAGTGATCTTTAAGGTGGGATTGGATGGTGTCTCAATATAAAGAACCTTCGTGTTCGGTTGGATGGCTCGTGCCACTGCATCCAAGTCTGTCATATCGACAAATGTGTGATCGATCCCAAATCGATCGAGCACGTTGGTGACCATGCGGAACGTACCCCCGTACACATCTTCTGTAATGACGATGTGATCCCCTTGCGATAAAAGCATGAAAGAGGTGGAAATAGCGGCCATGCCGGATGCGAAGGCGAAGCCGTGGGTGCCGCTCTCCAGCCCGGCGATCGTGTCTTCCAAGGCTTTTCGTGTCGGATTGCCGGAACGACTGTAATCATAGTCGCCCGGTTGATCGAAATCCTGCTGGTGGAACGTGGATGCTTGGTTAATTGGAACACTGACGGCACCTGTCTGCGGATCAAATTTATAATCGCTGTGCAGTAGACGGGTTTGAATGGAATGGTCGGTCATTGTACAATCTCCTCCTTCAGTAAGCTGCTCAAGGTCTGTTCCAAATCTTCCAGTAAATCATCGATGTGCTCAATTCCTACAGAGAACCGAAGCAGACGGTTGCATACTCCGTATCCCGTGCGGATTTCTTCCGGTATATCCGCATGCGTTTGTGTAGCCGGATACGTAATAAAGCTTTCAACCCCCCCGAGACTTTCTGC
This sequence is a window from Bacillus sp. SB49. Protein-coding genes within it:
- the metC gene encoding cystathionine beta-lyase, which codes for MTDHSIQTRLLHSDYKFDPQTGAVSVPINQASTFHQQDFDQPGDYDYSRSGNPTRKALEDTIAGLESGTHGFAFASGMAAISTSFMLLSQGDHIVITEDVYGGTFRMVTNVLDRFGIDHTFVDMTDLDAVARAIQPNTKVLYIETPSNPTLKITDIQAVTKLAKANECWTFVDNTFMTPALQRPLELGADLVLHSATKFIAGHSDVVAGLAVTGCPEIAERLGFLQNSFGSILGAHDCWLVLRGLKTLHTRLTQSSRSAELIAEQLQKHPLIEEVYYPGFSCHPGSSTHSYQADGAGAVLSFRLRDEDAVRQFTKAVQIPVFAVSLGAVESILSYPARMSHAAMPKAEREKRGITDGLLRLSVGLENPEELLTDFYQALKQIQPYAFTTNGRPSHELT